In Rhizobium sp. BG4, the genomic stretch GGCAGCAACCGTGCTCATGCCTGGTCCTTACGCAGGATCATCGCGCCGATATCGGCTTCCGCCGCAAGGTTGCCATCAACCTTGGCGTCGCAATGGAACTTCCAGATATTGCCACGCTGCTTCAGCTTCTTGACGTGGAATTCAACGCGGTCGCCCGGGATAACCGGCTTGCGGAAACGGGCATTGTCGATCGTCATGAAGTAGACGAGGTTGCCGTTCGAGCCGTCCTTGCGGGCGCAGATAGCACCAGCCGTCTGTGCCATGCCCTCGATCAGGAGCACGCCAGGCATGATCGGCGATTCCGGGAAATGGCCGGTGAACTGCGGCTCGTTAGCGGTGACGTTCTTGATACCGATCGCAGAATCGTCGCCATCGATCTCGATGATCTTGTCGACCATCAGGAACGGATAGCGATGCGGCAGGAGCTTCATGATCTCGATGATGTCAGCCGACGAAAGAGAAGCCTTTGCTTCTTCAGTCATTCCTTGTCTCCCGTTTTACTCGCCCGCGCACCGGAGCGTATCATTATTTCCGCGGACTCGCGCAGGAAATCCTTGATCGGACGCGCCGGGATGCCGCCATAGCGCTCGCCTGCAGGGATGCTCTGCACGACGCCACTCTTGGCGGCGATCTGCACGCCGCTGCCAATGGTAATATGGCCGTTGAGGCCCGCCTGACCACCGATCTGCACGCCGTCCCCGATCACGGTACTGCCGGCAATGCCGACCTGCGAGACGATGGCGCAATGGCGGCCGATCTTGACGTTATGGCCGATCTGCACCTGGTTATCGATCTTGGTGCCTTCGCCGATCACCGTATCGTCCATGGTGCCGCGATCGATCGTCGCGTTGGCGCCGATCTCGACATTGTCCTGGATGATGACGCGGCCGATCTGAACGATCTTGATCATGCCGCGCGGTCCCGGCGCATAGCCGAAGCCATCCTGGCCGATACGGGCACCATTATGGATGATCACGTGATTGCCGAGGAAGGCACAGAGAACGCTGGCGCCGCTCGCAATCGAGCAGTTCCGGCCGATCTTGACGCCCTGCCCGATGATCGCGCCTGCGCCGATGCGCGTGCCAGTGCCGATCTCGACATTGGCACCGATGATCGCGAGAGGCTCAACGACGACGCCGGCTTCCAGCTTGGCAGTCGGGTCGATGACGGCGCCGGTACCAACAGTCGCGTCGTCCGACATGGCCGGAAGCGGCTGCAGCGCAGACGGGTGAAGGTAGCCACCCGCCATGGCAAAAGCCGCATGCGGGTTTTTCGACACGAGAGCCGGGATATGCGGCGGGATCGCCGACAACAGCGCGGGATCGCACAGCACGGCTGATGCCTCGCAGGTCTCAAGCTCGGCTTTGCTCTTCCGCGAGATCACATAGCAAAGGTCACCCGCCTGGGCCCGGTTGACCGGAGCCACAGAGCGAATGATCACATCTGCCTTTGATGCATCGGGAAGTTCTGCCCCGAGATATTGGGCGAGCTCAGAGAGCGTCACCCCATCCCGAGGCTTGAAGAACGAATTTTGCTCCATCGGCAATGCTCCAGAACGGAATTCCAGTATGGTTCCGGACTGCCGATATCAGAATTGGTTGTTGATGCCAAACTTGAAGTACTGCGTCTTGTCGTAGTCCTTCTTGAGTACCGGCATCGCGTAGTCGACGCGGAGAGCGCCGAACGGAGACTGCCAGATCAAGCCAAGACCGACCGACGCACGGAGCGCAGCATCTTCACCATTGACCGTTTCAGGGCTGGTGACCTTCACGTCGTTGCCGAACAGCGTGCCTGCATCGGCGAAGACGGCACCACGCAGACCGAAGTCACGCGGGAAACCAGGCATCGGGAAGGATGCTTCAGCCGAAACCGTAAAGTAGGTCGTGCCACCGAGCGGATCATCCGGACCATTGCCGACGCGCGGGCCGATACCCTTGTTTTCGAAGCCACGGATATCGCTGTTCCCCAGCGTGAACTGGTCGAAGATGTTCAGGTCCTTGCCGAGGCCGACGACATAACCAGCACCAGCAGAGAGCGAGCCGATGATGTCGGCGTCGTCAGCGAGCAGGTGATAGTAGCGGGCCTTACCGTAGACCTTGTAGAACTGCGAGTCGCCGCCGAGGCCTGCGATTTCGTTGGTCAGCGTTGCGTAGATACCTTCACGCGGCAACGTCATATCGTCGAGCGTGTTGTAGGTGAAGGTCTGCGAGACCGACGACTTGATCCACGGACCGTTGTTGACGAGATCCTGATACGGCGTCGACAGATCGCTCAGATCGCTACCGCTGGAGTCATAGTCCATACGCTTGAAGTTATAGCGGAAGGTCGAAGCCAAATCTTCGGTGATCGGCGCAGTTGCGCGCAGAACCAGGCTGTCTTCCGTGTAGTCGTAGTTGTCGTTGCTCGAGGTCTCGCTGTGGTTCAGGTCGAAACCGGTCGCGAGGCGATAGCCGAGGAAGTAGGGCTCGGTGAAGCTCAGGCCGTAGCTCTGCGAACCTTCGAGACCACCACCGGCCGAAACCTTGATGTACTGGCCGCGGCCGAGGAAGTTCTTTTCTTCGATCGAGGCTTCGAGGATGAGGCCGTCGCCACCAGCAGCGTAGCCGGCGCCGATACCGAACGAACCGGTCGACTGATCCTGGACATCGACGACAACGACGACGCGGTCCGGAGCGCTGCCCGGCTGCGTGCTGATGTTGACCGACGAGAAGAAGCCGAGAGCTTCGAGGCGGCGCTTCGCCTTGGTGATCATCTGCTGATTGAATGCATCGCCTTCAGAGACGTCGAATTCGCGGCGGATGACGTAGTCGCGGGTGCGGCTGTTGCCGCGGATTTCGATGCGCTCGATGTAAGCACGCTCGCCCTGGTCGACGAGATATTCGACGCCGATCGTGTTGTTGCCGAGGTCGCGGTTGCCGCGCGGCGTGACACGGGCGAACGGATAGCCTGCCGAAGCAACCTGATCGGAGATCGCTTCCATGGACTGCTGAACGCTCTTAGCGCTATAGACTTCACCTTCATGCGTCTTGACGAGGCCCTGCAGCTGCTCGCCGCTGACGCCATCGACGGTCGACTGAACGGTGACAGCGCCGAAGTTGTAGCGCGGGCCTTCTTCGATATTGAAGGTCAGCGTGTACTTGTTCGTGGTTTCGTCGAACTGGGCGTCGGACGAGACGATCTTGAAGTCGGCATAGCCGCGATTGAAGTAGAACTGGCGCAGCGCTTCTTCGTCGGCGCGCAGCTTGTCTTCGTTGTAAACGTCCTTGCGCGTCAGGAACGACAGGAAGTTCGAGCGCTTCGTCTGAATGACGGCAGCGAGGCGGCCGGCACTGTAGGCATTGTTGCCTACGAAATTGATGGCGGCGATCTTGGTGCGATCACCTTCGTCGATCACGAAGGCAAGGTTCACGCGGCCTTCGCCGAGCGGAACGACCTGCGTCGTGACGTTGACTTCGCTACGGCCGGTGGCGGCGTAGGCTTCCTTGATGGCAGCGATGTCGGCCTGGATCTGCGCATCGTTGTACGGGCCAGAGGCGTGCGTACCAACGACGGACGCCAGCTTGTCGTCCTTGACCTTGCGGTTGCCGTTGAAGACGACCTGGTTGACCAGCTGCGCTTCCTGGACCTGCACGACGAGCGTGCCGCCGGAGACGGAGATCTTCACGTCGGAGAAGTAACCGGTGCCGTAGAGCTGCTTCACCGAGTCATCGATATCGGTGTTCGAGAAGCTCTTGCCCGGCTGAATGGTGAGGTTGGAACGCACAGCCTCCGCACCGACGCGGCTTGCCCCGCGTACATCGATGCGCTGAATGACTGCGGCTTCAGCCGCACTCGCAGAGACGATTGTAATGACACCTGCGCCCGAAGCCACAACACTTGCAGACAGCGCAACCGCCGATACTGCGTTCAAAAATCTTGAACCAGCCTTCATTTCACCCATTACCTTTTTTCTCGTCCCCGTCGCCGGGATAACCCCGATTCCGGCCACGTGTGTCGTTTTACCCGCTTTTGACATACAAGCAAGGTAGCAAGTTAATTTCTGTTTACTTCATTTCGAAGCGTGACCCATTCGCCACTACAGCTTTGAAACATCGTAAATAAACGGTAATTTTCCCTCGCCAGACGCCCTTATCCAATGAGCGCGCTTATGTCATTCCAAGTAGCAAAAACCATTAGCGAGAGCACCATAGCCAGACCAATGCGAAATGCAATTTCCTGAGCCGATGACCCCAAAGGTTTTCCCCTCACGGCTTCAATCGCATAGAACATCAGATGCCCGCCATCAAGTACCGGGACGGGCATGAGGTTAAGCAATCCAATAGAGACCGACAATACCGCTGCCAGTTGCAGCACCGCGGCAACACCAAGCGTCGCCATCTGGCCGGATGCCTGCGCAACGCGGATCGGTCCGCCGAGCTGGTCCGGCTTCATATATCCGGCAAAGAGATTGCCGATATATTTGAAGGTGCCAGTGACGATATGCCAGGTCTGGACCGTGCCTTCCTGGAGCGCCTGGACCGGCGTGTAGGTCTGGATCCGGAAATGGCCGACCTCCTGGTTGGTGACGATACCGATCAAGCCGATCTCGATCTTGTTGCCGAACTGGTCGGTCATATCGGTGCGCTTCGGCACCATCGGCAGATCCATCTTCTCGCCGTTGCGTTCGATGCTGACGACAATCTTCTGCTCGGGACGAATGCTGACATAGCGGCGGACATCGTCGAAGGTCTCGACCTTTCCGCCGTCAATCGCGATCAGCAGGTCTCCGGGAAGAATGCCTGCTTCTGCGGCAGCGCTCTCAGGCTTGACCTCGGCAACGACAGGATCAGCGACAGAGCGGCCGTAGATCGAGAAGAGCACCGTGAAGATGGCGATCGCCAGAATGAAATTGGCAATCGGACCGGCCGCTACCGTCGCCGCCCGCTTCCAGAGCTTGGCGCCGGCAAACGAGCGCGCCCGATCCTCGTCGGACATTGCGTCGAGAACACTGGTATCCGGCTTGCTCGATGCATCCTCGTCCCCGAAGAATCGCACATAGCCGCCGAGCGGGATGGCGGAAATCTTCCAGCGCGTGCCGTGGCGGTCGCTGAATCCGATGATTTCGGGGCCGAAGCCGACGGAAAAGGCCAGGATGCGGATGCCGCTCCAGCGGCCAACGAGATAGTGGCCCATCTCATGCACGAAAACGAGCAGTGAGAGCACCAATACAAAGGGGATAATATATCCCGTCAGGAAGCCGAATATACCGGTCAAGCCTTCCATAAGTTTCTTCCGCCGCCTTTCGCCGCTTTCAAAGTCCGAACAGTGCCGCACCGAGCGGCGCTGCTGCTCCGCCCTTTATCAAGGAAAAACCTGTCGCAAGCAAGAAAGCCGCAAAGCAGGCAAAAATCAGACCGTCGACGCGGTCCATGACCCCGCCATGTCCGGGAATCAGATGGCTCGAATCCTTCACGCCGAAACGGCGCTTGATGAAGGATTCGAAGAGATCGCCCGCCTGGCTGCAGACCGACAGGATGAAGGCGACCGCCGCAGCAACCAGCCAATCGGCGCCCGGCACGAAGATGTAGGCGATCAGGCTACCTGCAATCACCGCCGAGACGGCACCGCCCATGGCGCCCGATTGCGTCTTTCCGGGAGAGATCTTCGGCGCCAGCTTCGGGCCGCCGATGGCGCGGCCGACGAAATAGGCGAGAATATCGGTCGCCCAGACGACGGCGAAGACGAACAGCATGGCGTGAAGGCCGGAAAGGTCGGCGCCGCGGATTTCGGCGAGCGCGATCCCCGTCAGCCCGGCATAGACCACGCCTGCCGGAAACCAGCGGCTGACGCCACGCAGGACGACGAAGCCGATCGCGACCAGAAAGAGTGCCAGGAGAGCCCCGAGCGCCCAGTCGAAGCGCTCCAGCAGGATTGCGAGGGCTATGGCGCCCTGCCCGGCCCAACCGACGACATTGGCCGCCGGCTGTTCACGCTGCAGGCCTGTGATCGCCGACCATTCATAATAGATCAGCAGCCCGATCAGCGACGACAGCGCGCGGAACGCCAGACCTCCGTACCAGGTCGCCGCAAGCACGATCGCGGCCAGAATGATTCCTGAGATGATACGGAGCTTCAGTTCCTGCTGCATCAAGTACCCACTGCTGCGGCCTGCGACGACAAGCCACCGAAACGGCGGTCGCGGGCGGCGAATTTTTCGAGGGCGGAATAGAAGAGTTCGCGCCCGAAGTCCGGCCAGTATTCCGGCACGAAGATGAATTCGGAATAGGCGGCCTGCCAGAGCAGGAAGTTCGACAGCCGCTCCTCGCCGCTGGTGCGGATGATGAGGTCGGGGTCGGGAATGCCAGCCGTATCCAGCCGGGCATTGATCAGCGCCGGTGTCACGTCCTGCGCCCGCAGCACGCCGGCCTCGACGTCCTTGGCCAGGCTCACCATGGCCCGGGCGATCTCGTCGCGCGAGCCATAGTTGAAGGCGATCACGAGCGTCAGCGCAGTGTTGTTGCGCGTCGTCTCTTCAGCTTCCAGCAGCAGATCGAGAATGTCGCTGCGCAGCGTGTAGCGATCACCGATGATCCGGATGCGGACATTTTCGGAATGCAGTTCGGCAAGATCGCGGCGGATGAAGGCCTTGAGCAGGCCCATCAGATCCGACACTTCGGCTTCGGGCCGGCGCCAGTTCTCCGAAGAGAATGCGAACAGCGTCAGATACTTGACGCCAGCGTCGCCGGCAGCGCGCACGGTCTCGCGTACGGCTTCGACACCCTTGCGGTGGCCCATGGCGCGCGGCAGGCCACGCTGCTTGGCCCAACGGCCGTTGCCATCCATGATGATGGCAACGTGTTCTGGCATGCTTGCGAATGCTGGTTTCGACATTTCCCGTCCGGTTTCTTGGGGGCGCAGGCGAAAGCCTTAGACCTGCATGATTTCCTTTTCCTTATCCGCAAGCAAGCGATCGATTTCGGAAATCGTCTCATCCGTCATCTTCTGCACACGATCGGACTGGGCGCGGCTTTCATCCTGGCCAATGACACCGTCCTTTTCGGCTTTCTTAAGGCCGTCCATGCCGTCACGGCGAACATGGCGAATCGCCACCTTGCTCTTTTCGGCGTAATCGTGGGCAACCTTGACCAGCGACTTGCGGCGCTCTTCGTTGAGCTCCGGCAGCGGAATGCGCAGATTCTGGCCGTCGACGATCGGGTTCAGGCCGAGGCTCGATTCGCGGATGGCGCGCTCGGTGGCGGAAACCATCGACTTGTCCCAGACCGAGACCGACAACATGCGCGGCTCCGGCACGGTGATGTTGGCGACCTGGTTGAGCGGCACGCGCGAACCGTAGGCTTCGACCGTCACCGGATCCAGGATGTTGGCCGAGGCACGGCCGGTGCGCAGCGATGCGATATCGCTCTTGAATGCGGAAACCGCGCCATCCATGCGGCGCTTGATTTCCTTGATGTCGATGCCTTCACTCATAGCAATACTCCCGTCTCAGTCGCAATCGCGCCGTCTCACGCGGCGCAGTCTATCGTCAGTTGTCGGATACGATGGTCTTGAGGCCACCGCCCGTCAAGATTTCAGCAAAACCACCCTTCTCGTGGATCGAGAAGACGATGATCGGAATGGAGTTTTCGCGGGCAAGCGCAACGGCTGCGACGTCCATGACCGCGAGGCCCTTGTCGAGCACTTCCTTGTGCGTCAGCCGGTCGAAGCGCGTCGCGTCCGGAACCTTCTTCGGATCGGCCGAATAGATGCCGTCGACCTGCGTGCCCTTGAAGATCGCTTCGGCGCCCATTTCGGCGGCGCGCAGCGCTGCAGCGGAGTCGGTCGTGAAGAATGGATTGCCGGTACCGCCGGCGAAGATCACCACGCGGCCGAGCGACAGGTGGTAGAGCGTCGCGCGCTGGGAGAAGCTCTCACAGATCTCCGGCATGGCGATGGCCGACAGGACGACCGTATCGATATTCAGCTTGCGCAGCGAGGTTGCGAGCGCCAGCGCGTTGATGACGGTTGCGAGCATCCCCATGTGGTCGCCGGTGACCCGGTCGCCGCCCTTGGAAGCGACTGCAACGCCGCGGAAAATGTTGCCGCCGCCGACGACGACGCCGACTTCGACGCCCATCTGGCGGGCTTCAGCGATATCAGACGCAATGCGGTCCGCCACCGCTACGTCGATACCGAAGCCCTGGCTGCCCATGAGGGCTTCGCCGGAAGCCTTGAGTAGAACACGTTTGTAGACAGGCTCTCGCGACATCTTGGCTCCTCGTTAATCACCGCTGACTGCCGGATACACGAAGGGCACCGCGTTGTCACGCGATGCCCTTGCGTTTTCACATGTATGAGGCGCTATCAGCCCTTGGCGACAGCAGCAACTTCAGCAGCGAAGTCGCTCTCTTCCTTCTCGACGCCTTCGCCGAGGAGGAGGCGTGCCATGCCGACGACTTCGATCTTCGCGCCGGCTTCCTTTTCAGCTTCCTTGACAGCAGCGCCGACCGTCAGGTCGGGGTTGATGACGAAAGCCTGCGAGAGCAGAGCGACTTCTTCGAAGAACTTGCGCATACGGCCTTCAACCATCTTTTCGATGATGGCTTCCGGCTTGCCGGATTCGCGGGCCTGCTCGATGAAGACGTTGCGTTCGCGCTCGGCAACGGCAGCGTCGACTTCTTCAGCGCGGATCGCGAGCGGGTTGGTCGCAGCGATGTGCATGGCAACCTGGCGGCCGATCGAGGTCAGGACAGCCTTGTCGCCTTCCGACTTCAGAGCGACGAGAACGCCGAGCTTGCCGATGCCGTCGCCGGCAGCGTTGTGGATGTAGGTCGCAACAACGCCGTGCTCGACTTCGAGCTTGGCAGCGCGACGGAGCGTCATGTTTTCGCCGATGGTTGCGATCGCGTCCTTGATGGTGTCGGCGACCGGCTTGCCGGATGCCGGGTAGGTCGCAGCAGCGATGGCTTCAACCGAACCGTCGGTGCCGAGAGCAACGTTGGCGATGCCGCGGACGAGGTCCTGGAAGGCGTCGTTACGGGCAACGAAGTCGGTTTCGGAGTTCAGCTCGACGACAACAGCCTTGTGGCCGGCGCCAGCGATGGCAACCAGACCTTCGGCAGCAGCGCGGCCGGCCTTCTTGTCGGCCTTCGAGATGCCCTTGGCACGGAGCCAGTCGATCGCTGCTTCGATGTCGCCGTTGGTTTCCAGCAGCGCCTTCTTGCAGTCCATCATGCCTGCGCCGGACTTCTCGCGCAGTTCCTTTACCAGTGCAGCCGTAATCTCGGTCATAAGCTTCCTCTTTGTCGGTTCAAACGGTGGCCCGCGAAACGCGGTGCTGCACCGGATTGAGGCACGAAATGTACCTGTATGTATGACAGCGTGATGAATGACGCGTCATATCGAAACTGTGGCGGCAAGGGGCAGATCGCCCTCGCCTGAAATGGTCAAGGCCGCCGAACTTCTGAGAGTCGCGAGCGGCCTTTCCCAATCTCTGGAAAGCATGACGGGCGATACTGCCCGCCTGCTTCTTTATCAGGCGCCGGTTTCGTCGAGCGCCGGCTCAACCGGTGCATCGATCGCTGCGCCGAGATCGCGGCCCGATGCGCCCTGCTGACGAGCGATGCCGTCGATGGCAGCGCGTGCGATCAGGTCACAGTAGAGAGCGATGGCGCGCGAAGCGTCGTCGTTGCCCGGGATCGGGTAGTCGATCAGGTCCGGATCGCAGTTCGAGTCGATGATGGCAACGACCGGGATGCCGAGGCGCTTGGCTTCGTCGATCGCGATCTTTTC encodes the following:
- the fabZ gene encoding 3-hydroxyacyl-ACP dehydratase FabZ, which codes for MTEEAKASLSSADIIEIMKLLPHRYPFLMVDKIIEIDGDDSAIGIKNVTANEPQFTGHFPESPIMPGVLLIEGMAQTAGAICARKDGSNGNLVYFMTIDNARFRKPVIPGDRVEFHVKKLKQRGNIWKFHCDAKVDGNLAAEADIGAMILRKDQA
- the lpxD gene encoding UDP-3-O-(3-hydroxymyristoyl)glucosamine N-acyltransferase; this translates as MEQNSFFKPRDGVTLSELAQYLGAELPDASKADVIIRSVAPVNRAQAGDLCYVISRKSKAELETCEASAVLCDPALLSAIPPHIPALVSKNPHAAFAMAGGYLHPSALQPLPAMSDDATVGTGAVIDPTAKLEAGVVVEPLAIIGANVEIGTGTRIGAGAIIGQGVKIGRNCSIASGASVLCAFLGNHVIIHNGARIGQDGFGYAPGPRGMIKIVQIGRVIIQDNVEIGANATIDRGTMDDTVIGEGTKIDNQVQIGHNVKIGRHCAIVSQVGIAGSTVIGDGVQIGGQAGLNGHITIGSGVQIAAKSGVVQSIPAGERYGGIPARPIKDFLRESAEIMIRSGARASKTGDKE
- the bamA gene encoding outer membrane protein assembly factor BamA, giving the protein MKAGSRFLNAVSAVALSASVVASGAGVITIVSASAAEAAVIQRIDVRGASRVGAEAVRSNLTIQPGKSFSNTDIDDSVKQLYGTGYFSDVKISVSGGTLVVQVQEAQLVNQVVFNGNRKVKDDKLASVVGTHASGPYNDAQIQADIAAIKEAYAATGRSEVNVTTQVVPLGEGRVNLAFVIDEGDRTKIAAINFVGNNAYSAGRLAAVIQTKRSNFLSFLTRKDVYNEDKLRADEEALRQFYFNRGYADFKIVSSDAQFDETTNKYTLTFNIEEGPRYNFGAVTVQSTVDGVSGEQLQGLVKTHEGEVYSAKSVQQSMEAISDQVASAGYPFARVTPRGNRDLGNNTIGVEYLVDQGERAYIERIEIRGNSRTRDYVIRREFDVSEGDAFNQQMITKAKRRLEALGFFSSVNISTQPGSAPDRVVVVVDVQDQSTGSFGIGAGYAAGGDGLILEASIEEKNFLGRGQYIKVSAGGGLEGSQSYGLSFTEPYFLGYRLATGFDLNHSETSSNDNYDYTEDSLVLRATAPITEDLASTFRYNFKRMDYDSSGSDLSDLSTPYQDLVNNGPWIKSSVSQTFTYNTLDDMTLPREGIYATLTNEIAGLGGDSQFYKVYGKARYYHLLADDADIIGSLSAGAGYVVGLGKDLNIFDQFTLGNSDIRGFENKGIGPRVGNGPDDPLGGTTYFTVSAEASFPMPGFPRDFGLRGAVFADAGTLFGNDVKVTSPETVNGEDAALRASVGLGLIWQSPFGALRVDYAMPVLKKDYDKTQYFKFGINNQF
- the rseP gene encoding RIP metalloprotease RseP translates to MEGLTGIFGFLTGYIIPFVLVLSLLVFVHEMGHYLVGRWSGIRILAFSVGFGPEIIGFSDRHGTRWKISAIPLGGYVRFFGDEDASSKPDTSVLDAMSDEDRARSFAGAKLWKRAATVAAGPIANFILAIAIFTVLFSIYGRSVADPVVAEVKPESAAAEAGILPGDLLIAIDGGKVETFDDVRRYVSIRPEQKIVVSIERNGEKMDLPMVPKRTDMTDQFGNKIEIGLIGIVTNQEVGHFRIQTYTPVQALQEGTVQTWHIVTGTFKYIGNLFAGYMKPDQLGGPIRVAQASGQMATLGVAAVLQLAAVLSVSIGLLNLMPVPVLDGGHLMFYAIEAVRGKPLGSSAQEIAFRIGLAMVLSLMVFATWNDISALIG
- a CDS encoding phosphatidate cytidylyltransferase, translating into MQQELKLRIISGIILAAIVLAATWYGGLAFRALSSLIGLLIYYEWSAITGLQREQPAANVVGWAGQGAIALAILLERFDWALGALLALFLVAIGFVVLRGVSRWFPAGVVYAGLTGIALAEIRGADLSGLHAMLFVFAVVWATDILAYFVGRAIGGPKLAPKISPGKTQSGAMGGAVSAVIAGSLIAYIFVPGADWLVAAAVAFILSVCSQAGDLFESFIKRRFGVKDSSHLIPGHGGVMDRVDGLIFACFAAFLLATGFSLIKGGAAAPLGAALFGL
- a CDS encoding isoprenyl transferase, which codes for MSKPAFASMPEHVAIIMDGNGRWAKQRGLPRAMGHRKGVEAVRETVRAAGDAGVKYLTLFAFSSENWRRPEAEVSDLMGLLKAFIRRDLAELHSENVRIRIIGDRYTLRSDILDLLLEAEETTRNNTALTLVIAFNYGSRDEIARAMVSLAKDVEAGVLRAQDVTPALINARLDTAGIPDPDLIIRTSGEERLSNFLLWQAAYSEFIFVPEYWPDFGRELFYSALEKFAARDRRFGGLSSQAAAVGT
- the frr gene encoding ribosome recycling factor, with the protein product MSEGIDIKEIKRRMDGAVSAFKSDIASLRTGRASANILDPVTVEAYGSRVPLNQVANITVPEPRMLSVSVWDKSMVSATERAIRESSLGLNPIVDGQNLRIPLPELNEERRKSLVKVAHDYAEKSKVAIRHVRRDGMDGLKKAEKDGVIGQDESRAQSDRVQKMTDETISEIDRLLADKEKEIMQV
- the pyrH gene encoding UMP kinase — protein: MSREPVYKRVLLKASGEALMGSQGFGIDVAVADRIASDIAEARQMGVEVGVVVGGGNIFRGVAVASKGGDRVTGDHMGMLATVINALALATSLRKLNIDTVVLSAIAMPEICESFSQRATLYHLSLGRVVIFAGGTGNPFFTTDSAAALRAAEMGAEAIFKGTQVDGIYSADPKKVPDATRFDRLTHKEVLDKGLAVMDVAAVALARENSIPIIVFSIHEKGGFAEILTGGGLKTIVSDN
- the tsf gene encoding translation elongation factor Ts, whose translation is MTEITAALVKELREKSGAGMMDCKKALLETNGDIEAAIDWLRAKGISKADKKAGRAAAEGLVAIAGAGHKAVVVELNSETDFVARNDAFQDLVRGIANVALGTDGSVEAIAAATYPASGKPVADTIKDAIATIGENMTLRRAAKLEVEHGVVATYIHNAAGDGIGKLGVLVALKSEGDKAVLTSIGRQVAMHIAATNPLAIRAEEVDAAVAERERNVFIEQARESGKPEAIIEKMVEGRMRKFFEEVALLSQAFVINPDLTVGAAVKEAEKEAGAKIEVVGMARLLLGEGVEKEESDFAAEVAAVAKG